In Edaphobacter aggregans, the sequence GAGCTCGACGAAGGCCTCGACGTAGGCGAGGACACTGGCACCCCCGTGGACCTCAGCTACGACGTCCCCTTCAAATTCACCGGAACCATCGACAAAGTCGTCATCGATCTGAAGCCGATGGAGGCGGCAACAGCAGCCGAGAACGAGCAGAAGAAGCGCGAAGCCGATCTCGCAATAGGCATGCAGCAATAACTCGTCTCCGATAAACAGTCACCTCCTCGAAGCCAGGCAACTTCGAGGAGGTGCCGAGGAGTTGTTGTGAAAATTTGAAATTGGTAGCAATCGCCACCCTGATCACCAAACCCAACCCTGCACGCTTTTGTCTTTTGTTTTGTGCACATTCCCGCTAGACTTCGGATCGGCACGGTCGTATCGGAAAACTCCAGAACGGGGATCACTGTTGAAAAAGCTCCTGAAGCAAGCTGCCATTGGCCTCTTTGCAATGCTCCTTCTGGCTGCCTGTACAGGCCTGCTCTTCTTCAAACTCGTTCAACGAAAGATCACCGCCCACATGCGGCCCCCGCACCTGCAAACCACACCGGAGGCCGCCAGCGATCTGATGTATCGCACATTAGACGGCGAGGTACAGCACCTCTCCTCCACTAAAGGACAGGTAGTCTTCCTCGATCTATGGGGAACATGGTGCGTCCAATGTGTCACGGAGATGCCCACAGTCCAGAAGCTCTACGACCACTACCGAAACGATCCACAAGTAAAGTTCCTCATCATCTCCCGCATGGACTCACCCTCGTCCGTGCGCTCCTACGCGCATCGCAACCGGCTCGACCTGCCCTTCTACGTCACCCACGACGACGACATCCCTCAATCGATGCACCTCAATCAATTCCCTTCCACGTTTCTCTACGCGAAAGACGGAACCCTTGTCTCCAAACACATCGGAGCCGCCGACTGGTCCGATCGCTCTGTCATCGCATTCATCGATCAACTCAAGCAGCAATAAACACATAACAGGCAGACAACTGTTTCTACCACCCACCTGCCCTGCAATCACTCCCCCCACCCGCCTCGTTGCTTGACACATATAGCCCAACACCGGCTATCCTCATCCACGACACACCATTTACTTACTTCCGGACCGGCAGGTCCTACGCGAACAATGGTCAGACCAGCGTCGCAGCAGGAGTTTCGACTTAATGTCCATGAAAACCGCCAGCCTTCCTGACTCGGGCTTCACCACCACCATCCCCGAAAAGTCGAATGTCCGCTGGTTTGTCTGTTTCCTTCTCTTCGCCGCTACGACCATTAACTACATGGACCGCTCGGTCTTTTCGCTGATCGAGCCACTGCTGCATCTCCCTTTCATGGGCTGGATTCCCGGCCTTGATGCCACACATCAGCCTGCCTACGACATCAACTTTGGCCGCGTCCTCATCTGTTTCCAGATCGCCTACGGCGTAGGATTCCTCTTCGCTGGTCGTCTGATTGACAAGCTTGGCACCAAGACCGGTTACGCTCTCGCCGTCTTCGTCTGGGGCCTGGCATCTCTCAGCCATTCGCTCGTCACCACCGTCATCGGATTCTGCATCGCCCGCATCTTTCTCGGCCTCGGTGAGTCCGGCAACTTCCCCGCCGCCATCAAAGCCACCACCGAGTGGTTTCCCTCTGAAGAGCGCGCCCTCGCCACCGGCTTATTCAACTCCGGCTCCAACGCCTCTGCCTTTATCGCTCCCATCCTCATCGCTGCGGTGACGGCACGCTTCGGCTGGCACGCCGCCTTCCTCTGCACCGGCTCCATGGGAATGATCTGGCTCGTCGTCTGGCTCCTATTCCCCTACAACAAGCTTCGTCGCGGAGCCACCCAGACCCAGGCCAACCTCGCTCCCGTCACCGAGGGAGGCTCCCTCTATGCAATCCTGTTCCGGCATCGAGGCTTCTGGGCCTTCTTCCTCGCCAAAGGCCTCACCGATCCCATCTGGTGGTTCTATCTCTTCTATCTCCCCAAATTCCTCAACGACAACTACGGCCTCAATCTAAGCCACGTTAAATACCCTCTGTTCGTCATCTACACTGCCGCGAGCATCGGCTCTATCTCTGGCGGCTGGCTCTCCGGCTTCCTTATGAACCGCGGCTTCAGCATCAACGCCGGACGCAAGACCGCACTGCTAGTCTGCGCCCTCTGCGTCATTCCGATCATGTTCGTACCGCACATGCACACGCTCTTCCCCAACAACGCATGGCCTGCAATCGCTCTCTTCTGCCTCGCCACCGCCGCACATCAAGGCTGGTCTGCGAACCTCTTCTCCACCCCAACCGACATGTTCCCCTCCACCGCCATCTCTACCATCGTCGGCCTCGGCGGAGCAGCCGGAGCAGCTGGCGGAGCAGCCTTCACCTGGCTCGTCTCACATTATTTCTCTCGTCATCCTCTGCTCATCTTTACCCTCGGGGGTTCCGCCTATGTTGTGGCGCTCCTCATCTTTCAAATCCTCGTTCCGCGTCTCGGAGTGCGACGTAACGCCTAGACTCTTCGCGGCATCTGAAAGAAAGACAGCCCATCGAGCATCAGCGCATCTCGATGGACTCAAAACCCAACACCTCGTGTTACCCTTCTCCCACTTACGCGCAAGGAGCTTGATTTGGCCGTGAAAAAAGAGGTCCACAAAGAGGTCCACGACGACGCAACCACCCACAGCCAGCTCACCATGCAGGTCGTCGAGCACGTTCGCGCCCTCATCGCCAAAGGCGAAGTAAAACCCGGCGACCGCCTCCCACCCGAGCGTGAACTAGCCCGCGAGCTCAAGATCAGCCGCTCCAGCCTTCGCGCCGGCATCGGCTTCCTCTCCGCCATGGGCGTTCTCAAGAGCCGCCACGGCGCTGGAACCTTCGTCTCCAGCGGCCCCCCCGCCCTCGACTCCAGTTCCCTCTCCGTCCTCGGAGCACTCCACGGCTTCCTTCCTTGGCAGATGTTCGAAGCCCGCCTCGTCCTCGAGTCCAACGTAGCCGCCCTCGCCGCCGAGCGCGCCACCGACGAGCACATCGCCGAACTAGCCGAAGAGGTCGCCGAAATGTACGCCGCCCTCGACGATCCTCAGGAGTACCTCATCCACGACGTCCGTTTCCATCGCACCATCGCCCGAGCCGCCGGCAACCCCATCCTCGGCGCCCTCATGGAGACCATCACCGCCAACCTCTACGGCTACCGCAGCAAGACCGTCCAGAACGCCCAGGACCTCAAAGAATCCGCCGAGATGCACCGCGAGATCTACCGCGCCATCCGCTCCCACAACCCCGCCCAGGCCCGCCAGACCATGGAGCAGCACCTCAAGCTAGCCAGCAAAGCCCAGGCCGCCGAGACCGACCTCACCGCCGTCCCACACCCCGACGAAGACACCCCCGAAGCAATCCCAACATCTACCACCTAAACCACCGTCAATAGCTGTCGTTGCCTCTGCGGTTGCCGCCGTTGCTTTTGTCTTTGCCGTTGCTTTTGCATCTGTTGCTTTGTTTGGTTGTCATCCCGTAGGGATCTGCTTTTGCCTTTGCCGTTGCCGTTGCCGTTGCTTCTGCCTCTGCAGTTGCTTTTGGCCCCTAGGTACCCCAAGGCTTTAGCCTTGGGTCTCTCAACAAGACAGCAGATTCGGGGGGCTTCAGCCCCTCGGGTATGCCTTCCTATCCCATCCTCGATCATCCCGACCGAAGCACTTCCCGTCCGACCGCCATAAATAGGGACTTACCCCTCCCTGCTAGACTAAAAATCGGCACCCCATGTCCCACAACACAAAAAAGTTTTACCTGACCACTCCGATCTACTACGTCAACGCGCGCCCGCACATCGGCCACGCCTATACGACCATTGCGGCCGACGTCATCGCGCGCCGCCACCGCCTCCTCGGCGACGACACCTTCTTCCTCACCGGCACCGATGAGCACGGTCAAAAAGTCGAGCGCTCCGCCGCCGCCGCCGGCCTTTCCCCGCAGCAGTTCACCGACCAGGTCTCTGCCTCCTTCCGCGCCCTCTGGGACCGCATGGGCATCACCTACGACGACTACATCCGCACCACCGACCCCCACCACAAATCCGCTGTCCAGAAGCTCTTCCAACTCCTCCGCGACCGCGACGCCATCTACCTCAGCACCTACACCGGCCAATACTCCGTAGGCGAGGAGATGTTCGTCGAAGGCCCTCCCGGCACCATCGGCCCCGACGGCAGGCCCACCGAGACTGTCACCGAAGAAAACTACTTTTTCCGCCTTTCCGCCTACCAGCGCCAGCTCATCGACCTCATCGAGAGCAACCA encodes:
- a CDS encoding MFS transporter translates to MSMKTASLPDSGFTTTIPEKSNVRWFVCFLLFAATTINYMDRSVFSLIEPLLHLPFMGWIPGLDATHQPAYDINFGRVLICFQIAYGVGFLFAGRLIDKLGTKTGYALAVFVWGLASLSHSLVTTVIGFCIARIFLGLGESGNFPAAIKATTEWFPSEERALATGLFNSGSNASAFIAPILIAAVTARFGWHAAFLCTGSMGMIWLVVWLLFPYNKLRRGATQTQANLAPVTEGGSLYAILFRHRGFWAFFLAKGLTDPIWWFYLFYLPKFLNDNYGLNLSHVKYPLFVIYTAASIGSISGGWLSGFLMNRGFSINAGRKTALLVCALCVIPIMFVPHMHTLFPNNAWPAIALFCLATAAHQGWSANLFSTPTDMFPSTAISTIVGLGGAAGAAGGAAFTWLVSHYFSRHPLLIFTLGGSAYVVALLIFQILVPRLGVRRNA
- a CDS encoding TlpA family protein disulfide reductase, whose product is MKKLLKQAAIGLFAMLLLAACTGLLFFKLVQRKITAHMRPPHLQTTPEAASDLMYRTLDGEVQHLSSTKGQVVFLDLWGTWCVQCVTEMPTVQKLYDHYRNDPQVKFLIISRMDSPSSVRSYAHRNRLDLPFYVTHDDDIPQSMHLNQFPSTFLYAKDGTLVSKHIGAADWSDRSVIAFIDQLKQQ
- a CDS encoding FadR/GntR family transcriptional regulator; this translates as MKKEVHKEVHDDATTHSQLTMQVVEHVRALIAKGEVKPGDRLPPERELARELKISRSSLRAGIGFLSAMGVLKSRHGAGTFVSSGPPALDSSSLSVLGALHGFLPWQMFEARLVLESNVAALAAERATDEHIAELAEEVAEMYAALDDPQEYLIHDVRFHRTIARAAGNPILGALMETITANLYGYRSKTVQNAQDLKESAEMHREIYRAIRSHNPAQARQTMEQHLKLASKAQAAETDLTAVPHPDEDTPEAIPTSTT